A stretch of the Mycolicibacterium celeriflavum genome encodes the following:
- a CDS encoding alpha/beta fold hydrolase, with translation MNATGSEPQTVKFRGSDDITLVADEWNRGVESERSSVLLLHGGGQNRHSWKQTGQILADRGLHVVALDSRGHGDSDRAPDANYTVDALCSDTLQVVEQIGRPVALIGASMGGMTGMLVAAAAGPDRVTQLVLVDVVPRYEKDGSARIREFMSSGVNGFESLDEAAEAVAAYLPHRKRSRNPEGLKKNLRFRDGRWFWHWDPAFLTAPADNRFVREEKLEQAVMGLTIPVLLIRGKLSDVVSSDGVKDFLEKVPHAEFAELSAAGHTAAGDDNDAFSEVVVQFVSR, from the coding sequence GTGAACGCGACTGGTAGCGAACCGCAGACCGTGAAGTTCCGCGGAAGCGACGACATCACCCTGGTGGCCGACGAGTGGAACCGCGGTGTGGAATCGGAGCGTTCCTCAGTGCTGCTCCTGCACGGCGGCGGGCAGAACCGGCACTCGTGGAAGCAGACCGGACAGATCCTGGCCGATCGTGGTCTGCACGTGGTGGCGCTGGACAGCCGAGGACACGGCGACAGCGACCGTGCGCCGGATGCGAACTACACGGTCGACGCCCTGTGCTCGGACACGCTGCAGGTGGTGGAGCAGATCGGCCGTCCGGTCGCCCTGATCGGGGCCAGCATGGGCGGGATGACCGGCATGCTGGTGGCCGCCGCGGCCGGTCCGGACAGGGTGACCCAGCTGGTGCTCGTGGACGTGGTGCCGCGGTACGAGAAGGACGGCAGCGCCCGCATCCGCGAATTCATGTCCAGCGGCGTGAACGGTTTCGAATCCCTCGACGAGGCGGCCGAAGCGGTTGCTGCGTATCTGCCACACCGGAAGCGGTCGCGCAACCCCGAGGGGTTGAAGAAGAATCTGCGGTTCCGCGACGGTCGGTGGTTCTGGCACTGGGATCCGGCATTTCTCACCGCACCGGCAGACAACCGGTTCGTCCGCGAGGAAAAGCTGGAGCAGGCGGTGATGGGCTTGACCATCCCGGTTCTACTGATCCGCGGGAAGTTGTCCGACGTGGTCAGCAGCGACGGCGTGAAGGACTTCCTCGAGAAGGTGCCGCACGCGGAGTTCGCCGAACTTTCCGCGGCCGGCCACACCGCCGCCGGTGACGACAATGACGCGTTCTCCGAAGTCGTGGTGCAGTTCGTCAGCCGGTGA
- a CDS encoding TetR/AcrR family transcriptional regulator, translated as MQPDLVADDRECIIEAAYTCLSQPHAGPVPVAAILQRAGVSTRAFYRHFESKDELFLAMLRRETDALSRRLDGVAEDESGTPDEQLAAWIEGMFKLIHDDETRMHFTVIDSDEVRAAKGYRETREKAHADRERSLAEILRRGRDDGSFPLADPEQDAVAINAIISRVMITQTHDDHDGLRRAKAAVLDFALRALGAKEPVAGRR; from the coding sequence GTGCAGCCCGACCTTGTCGCCGACGACCGTGAATGCATCATCGAGGCTGCCTACACCTGCCTTTCGCAGCCGCATGCCGGCCCCGTTCCCGTCGCCGCGATCTTGCAGCGCGCGGGGGTGTCGACGCGGGCCTTCTACCGTCACTTCGAATCGAAAGACGAGTTGTTCCTGGCGATGCTGCGGCGGGAGACCGACGCATTGTCGCGACGGCTCGACGGCGTCGCCGAAGACGAGTCGGGCACACCCGACGAACAGCTCGCGGCGTGGATCGAGGGCATGTTCAAACTGATCCACGATGACGAGACCCGGATGCACTTCACCGTGATCGATTCCGACGAGGTCCGCGCCGCGAAGGGCTACCGCGAGACGCGGGAGAAGGCACACGCCGATCGCGAGCGATCACTGGCGGAGATCCTGCGCCGTGGCCGCGACGACGGCTCGTTCCCGCTCGCCGACCCCGAGCAGGATGCGGTGGCGATCAACGCGATCATCAGCCGGGTGATGATCACCCAAACCCACGATGACCACGACGGTTTGCGCCGGGCCAAGGCCGCCGTCCTGGACTTCGCGCTGCGCGCCCTGGGCGCCAAGGAGCCCGTCGCCGGCAGGCGATGA
- a CDS encoding VOC family protein, with protein MPSITPSLWFDDNLEEAAAFYTSIFPNSSVEKLNRYTEAGPGTPGEVVSASFVLDGNRFVGINGGPQFAFTEAVSFLVRCVDQKEVDYYWNRLVDGGEESQCGWLKDRFGLSWQIVPDRLYELLDDPDPARATAATKAMLGMRKIVIAELEAAVRGS; from the coding sequence ATGCCCTCCATCACGCCCTCCCTCTGGTTCGACGACAACCTCGAAGAAGCCGCTGCGTTCTACACCTCGATCTTCCCGAACTCATCGGTGGAGAAGCTCAACCGCTACACCGAAGCTGGACCGGGCACGCCCGGAGAAGTTGTGTCGGCCAGCTTCGTGCTGGACGGCAACCGCTTCGTCGGAATCAACGGCGGCCCGCAGTTCGCCTTCACCGAAGCGGTCTCGTTCCTTGTTCGCTGCGTCGACCAGAAGGAGGTCGACTACTACTGGAACCGGCTCGTCGACGGCGGCGAAGAGTCGCAGTGCGGGTGGCTGAAGGACCGCTTCGGGTTGAGTTGGCAGATCGTGCCCGACCGGCTCTACGAGTTGCTCGACGATCCGGATCCCGCCCGGGCCACCGCCGCGACCAAGGCGATGCTCGGCATGCGCAAAATCGTCATCGCCGAATTGGAAGCAGCCGTGCGCGGAAGTTAG
- a CDS encoding MlaE family ABC transporter permease, translating to MVAVNAIAKPVRAFGGFYSMALDTFVWMFKPPFAWREFISQAWFVARVSILPTLMLTIPYTVLLTFTFNILLVEFGAADFSGTGAALGTVRQIGPIVTVLVVAGAGATAMCADLGARTIREELDALRVMGVNPIQALVVPRVLAATLVSLALSATVILVGLAGAYFFTVYIQNVSPGAFASGLTLIIGTTDVVIALLKAALFGLSAGMIACYKGISVGGGPAGVGNAVNETVVFTFMALFAINIVATAVAVKVTM from the coding sequence ATGGTCGCTGTCAACGCAATTGCCAAGCCGGTCCGCGCCTTCGGCGGGTTCTACTCGATGGCGCTCGACACCTTCGTGTGGATGTTCAAGCCCCCCTTCGCGTGGCGCGAGTTCATCTCCCAGGCATGGTTTGTCGCTCGGGTGTCGATCCTTCCGACCCTGATGCTGACGATTCCGTACACGGTCCTGCTGACCTTCACATTCAACATTCTGTTGGTCGAGTTCGGTGCCGCGGATTTCTCCGGCACCGGTGCCGCGCTCGGGACCGTGCGCCAGATCGGGCCGATCGTGACCGTCCTGGTCGTTGCCGGCGCCGGCGCCACCGCCATGTGCGCCGACCTCGGCGCGCGGACCATCCGCGAAGAACTCGACGCGCTGCGGGTGATGGGCGTGAATCCCATTCAAGCCCTTGTCGTTCCGCGCGTACTGGCCGCAACCTTGGTGTCGTTGGCGCTGTCCGCGACGGTGATCCTCGTCGGACTGGCCGGCGCGTACTTCTTCACCGTCTACATCCAGAACGTCTCACCGGGTGCGTTCGCGTCCGGTCTCACTCTGATCATCGGGACCACCGACGTCGTCATCGCGTTGCTCAAGGCCGCGTTGTTCGGGCTGTCCGCCGGCATGATCGCTTGCTACAAAGGCATTTCCGTCGGCGGCGGCCCGGCGGGTGTCGGCAACGCGGTCAACGAGACCGTGGTCTTCACGTTCATGGCGCTGTTCGCGATAAACATCGTCGCGACGGCCGTCGCGGTGAAGGTGACGATGTGA
- a CDS encoding ABC transporter permease, giving the protein MTVSRPHSQFPWLKSRFRSVADPWNRIGMQTKFFGRTLSSIRYTIVHYQVELIRIIAQMGLGAGALIIIGGTVAIIGFLTVTTGALVAVQGYTDFSEIGVEALTGFASAFFNVRLIAPATTAVALSATIGAGATAQLGAMRINEEIDALEVMGIRSVAYLASTRVVAGFLVVIPLYCVGVIAAFWAARFGTTVLYGQSTGVYDHYFRTFLNPTDLLWSFGQTIALSVVIMLVHTYYGYTARGGPAGVGEAVGRAVRTSLIVSAVVLVMLSLAVYGQSGNFNLAG; this is encoded by the coding sequence GTGACTGTATCGAGGCCGCATTCCCAGTTCCCCTGGCTGAAAAGCCGGTTCCGCAGCGTCGCCGACCCCTGGAACCGAATCGGGATGCAAACCAAGTTCTTCGGTCGCACCCTGAGCTCGATCCGGTACACGATCGTGCACTACCAGGTCGAGTTGATCCGGATCATCGCTCAAATGGGCCTCGGGGCGGGCGCACTCATCATCATCGGCGGCACGGTGGCGATCATCGGCTTCCTCACCGTGACGACGGGCGCGCTGGTGGCGGTGCAGGGCTACACCGACTTCTCGGAGATCGGTGTCGAGGCGCTGACCGGTTTCGCGTCGGCGTTCTTCAACGTGCGCCTCATCGCGCCGGCCACCACCGCGGTGGCGTTGTCCGCGACCATCGGAGCCGGCGCCACCGCCCAACTCGGTGCGATGCGCATCAACGAGGAGATCGATGCGCTCGAGGTGATGGGCATCCGCAGCGTCGCCTATCTCGCCTCCACGCGGGTGGTAGCCGGATTTCTCGTGGTGATCCCGCTGTACTGCGTCGGCGTGATCGCCGCGTTCTGGGCGGCGCGGTTCGGCACCACCGTGCTCTACGGTCAGTCGACGGGGGTTTACGACCACTACTTCAGGACGTTTCTCAATCCCACCGACCTGCTGTGGTCGTTCGGCCAAACCATCGCGCTGTCAGTGGTGATCATGCTCGTGCACACCTACTACGGCTACACCGCACGGGGCGGGCCGGCGGGTGTCGGCGAAGCGGTCGGGCGTGCGGTGCGCACCTCGCTGATCGTCTCCGCAGTCGTGCTCGTGATGCTCTCGCTCGCGGTCTACGGCCAATCCGGCAACTTCAACCTGGCTGGCTGA
- a CDS encoding MCE family protein — MDEHDEGLHPAWWTLILVIFIAISVWLTYALFRGSFRSTETVTLTSDRAGLVMETNAKVKLRGVQVGRVAEIQGGSQPVALKLEIDEDKLEYIPANVEAQIRATTVFGAKFVDLIYPSDPSSQRLTAGQVIQSRNVTVEANTVFQNVVEVLEQIDPAKLNSTLSALAQGVRGQGERIGEATTAANQVLLELNPRHETVTADLRALRDFNDTYSVAAQDILTTLDAVSTTSTTIVGRASQLDALLLATIGLSNSGINLLAPNQANLIKAINVLEPTTNLLYKYSPEYTCLLTGAKTLLDTGGYDAPGGNGRTLVLDVGLALGDDPYRYPDHLPIVGAKGGPGGKPSCGSLPDVAQNWPVRNLVTNTGFGTGIDWRPNPGIGFPGYANYLPVTRAVPEPPSVRNLFGGPAIGPIPYPGAPAYGADLYADDGTPLWPGLPAAPPPMAPREPGPTPGSEPFIVHSPAQMQPTPLRPTPLPTPARPGPPFP, encoded by the coding sequence ATGGACGAACACGACGAAGGCCTGCATCCCGCGTGGTGGACGTTGATCCTCGTGATCTTCATCGCGATCTCCGTCTGGCTGACGTATGCCTTGTTCCGCGGCAGCTTCAGGTCCACCGAGACGGTCACGCTGACCTCCGATCGGGCAGGTCTGGTGATGGAGACCAACGCCAAGGTCAAGTTGCGCGGCGTGCAGGTCGGGCGCGTCGCCGAGATCCAGGGTGGCAGCCAGCCGGTGGCGTTGAAGCTGGAGATCGACGAGGACAAGCTCGAGTACATCCCGGCGAACGTCGAGGCGCAGATCCGGGCCACCACCGTGTTCGGCGCCAAGTTCGTCGACCTGATCTACCCGAGCGACCCCAGCTCGCAGCGACTGACGGCCGGCCAGGTGATCCAGTCGCGCAACGTCACCGTCGAGGCAAACACGGTATTCCAGAACGTCGTCGAGGTGCTCGAGCAGATCGACCCGGCCAAGCTCAACAGCACCTTGTCCGCACTCGCGCAGGGTGTCCGAGGCCAGGGCGAGCGGATCGGTGAGGCCACCACCGCCGCGAATCAGGTTCTGCTGGAGCTCAATCCGCGCCACGAGACGGTGACCGCCGACCTGCGGGCGCTGCGGGACTTCAACGACACGTACAGCGTCGCGGCGCAGGACATCCTGACCACTCTCGACGCGGTCAGTACCACCAGCACCACGATCGTCGGCCGCGCCAGCCAGTTGGACGCATTGCTGCTGGCCACCATCGGGCTTTCCAACAGCGGCATCAACCTGCTCGCACCGAACCAGGCCAACCTGATCAAGGCCATCAACGTGCTGGAGCCGACGACGAACCTGCTCTACAAGTACAGCCCGGAGTACACCTGCCTGCTCACCGGCGCGAAAACGCTGCTGGACACCGGCGGGTACGACGCGCCGGGCGGTAACGGCCGCACGCTGGTGCTGGATGTCGGCTTGGCACTCGGCGACGACCCGTACCGGTACCCCGATCACCTGCCGATCGTCGGCGCCAAGGGCGGCCCGGGCGGCAAACCCAGCTGTGGCTCGCTGCCCGACGTGGCACAGAACTGGCCGGTCCGAAACCTGGTCACCAACACCGGATTCGGCACCGGAATCGACTGGCGGCCGAACCCGGGCATCGGCTTCCCCGGATATGCCAACTACCTGCCGGTCACCCGCGCCGTGCCCGAACCACCGAGCGTCCGCAACCTCTTCGGTGGGCCCGCGATCGGTCCGATCCCGTACCCGGGCGCCCCTGCCTACGGTGCGGACCTGTACGCAGACGACGGCACCCCGCTGTGGCCGGGCCTGCCCGCCGCGCCGCCGCCGATGGCGCCGCGGGAACCCGGTCCGACGCCGGGTTCGGAGCCGTTCATCGTGCATTCGCCCGCACAGATGCAGCCCACCCCGCTACGACCGACACCGTTACCCACCCCGGCCCGGCCGGGCCCGCCGTTCCCGTGA
- a CDS encoding virulence factor Mce family protein, whose protein sequence is MTARVRHDAVRLAVFLSVCLLGVFGLFAIFGELRFGEATNSYVAEFTNVTGLENGDFVRIAGVEAGKVENVEIQPDTTARVEFTADQSVVLTEGSRAVIRYDDLIGGRYLALEEGAGGIKKLEPGSTIPLARTSPALDLDALIGGFRPLFRALDPEQVNALSGQLISALQGQGATINSFLAQTATLTSTLADRDRLIGEVLVNLNVVLGSLGDQSDQFAKAVDSLTELVGTLQARKEDISSGVAYTNAAAASITDLLVQARPPFAKTIQETDRAAGIVVADHEYFDNLLNTLPDAYQALARQGIYGDFFTFYLCDIVLKLNGKGGQPVYVKVAGQSTGRCAPR, encoded by the coding sequence GTGACAGCCAGGGTTCGACACGACGCCGTGCGTCTCGCCGTGTTCTTGTCTGTGTGCCTGCTCGGCGTCTTCGGTTTGTTCGCGATCTTCGGGGAGCTGCGCTTCGGGGAAGCCACCAACAGCTACGTAGCCGAGTTCACCAATGTCACCGGGCTGGAGAACGGCGACTTCGTCCGCATCGCCGGCGTCGAGGCCGGCAAGGTGGAAAACGTTGAGATCCAACCGGACACCACGGCGCGGGTCGAGTTCACCGCGGACCAGTCGGTGGTGCTGACCGAGGGCAGCAGGGCCGTCATCCGATACGACGACCTCATCGGCGGCCGCTACCTGGCGCTCGAAGAGGGTGCCGGCGGAATCAAGAAGCTCGAGCCCGGCAGCACGATTCCCTTGGCCCGCACGTCGCCCGCGCTGGACCTCGACGCCCTGATCGGCGGTTTCCGGCCGCTGTTCCGGGCTCTGGATCCAGAACAAGTCAATGCGCTGTCGGGCCAGCTGATTTCGGCCCTGCAGGGTCAGGGCGCGACGATCAACTCGTTCCTGGCCCAGACCGCGACGCTGACGAGCACGCTGGCCGACCGTGATCGGCTGATCGGCGAGGTCCTCGTCAACCTCAACGTCGTGCTGGGCTCGCTCGGCGACCAGAGCGACCAGTTCGCGAAGGCGGTCGACTCGCTGACCGAACTGGTGGGAACGCTGCAGGCGCGCAAAGAGGACATCAGCAGCGGAGTTGCGTACACCAACGCCGCCGCCGCGAGCATCACCGACCTCCTGGTCCAGGCTCGTCCGCCGTTCGCCAAGACGATTCAGGAGACGGACCGTGCGGCGGGGATCGTGGTGGCCGACCACGAGTACTTCGACAACCTGCTGAACACCCTTCCGGATGCGTACCAAGCGCTGGCGCGGCAAGGGATTTACGGCGACTTCTTCACCTTCTACCTGTGCGACATCGTGCTCAAGCTCAACGGCAAGGGCGGCCAGCCGGTGTATGTGAAAGTCGCCGGGCAGTCCACCGGGAGGTGTGCGCCGAGGTGA
- a CDS encoding MCE family protein has protein sequence MKSFSERNQTVIGAIGLVLTIGIVVGSLNYDRLPFLQGKEYSAYFAEVGGLTVGEEVQVSGFEVGQVKSIGLDGPRALVKFTVAKDIRLGDRTEAAIKTEGLLGTKILEVTSRGDGQLEGTIPMDRTTSPYQLPDALGDLATTISGLNTNQLSDSLRVLADTFSDTPPELRIAVEGVARFSETLNERDAQLRGLLVNADKATTVLAERSGQVVSLITNTNALLAELESQSAALDQVSGNISALSEQLQGFIAENRETMRPALDKLNGVLTIIDNRKERLQRSLTLLTDYSMSLGESVSGGPFFKTYVANLLPGQFLQPFVDAAFSDLGLDPNVLLPSERSDPQVGQPGTPALPVPFPRTGQGGEPRLTVPDAITGNPGDQSCGLPGLPLPGPGCYPYRQPPPAPPPGGPPPGPPAAAPPGLQSTPEPTPAPVMVPAPGGDSHLAPAGAGQ, from the coding sequence GTGAAGTCCTTCTCTGAACGCAATCAGACCGTCATCGGTGCCATCGGGCTGGTGTTGACGATCGGCATCGTGGTGGGGTCGCTGAACTACGACCGGCTGCCGTTCCTGCAGGGCAAGGAGTACTCGGCCTACTTCGCCGAGGTGGGTGGGCTGACTGTCGGTGAGGAGGTGCAGGTTTCGGGATTCGAGGTGGGGCAGGTCAAGTCCATCGGGTTGGACGGGCCGCGCGCCCTGGTGAAGTTCACCGTCGCCAAGGACATCCGGCTCGGCGACCGCACCGAGGCGGCGATCAAGACCGAAGGCCTCTTGGGCACGAAAATCCTCGAAGTCACCTCCCGCGGCGACGGCCAACTGGAGGGCACGATCCCGATGGATCGAACGACTTCCCCGTACCAACTCCCTGATGCGCTGGGCGATCTGGCGACGACGATCAGCGGCTTGAACACCAACCAGTTGTCGGACTCGCTGCGCGTGTTGGCGGACACGTTCTCCGACACCCCACCGGAGCTGCGCATCGCGGTCGAAGGGGTGGCGCGGTTCTCCGAGACGCTGAACGAACGTGATGCGCAGCTGCGAGGTCTGCTGGTCAACGCCGACAAGGCCACCACGGTGCTCGCCGAGCGCAGCGGCCAGGTGGTCAGCCTGATCACCAACACCAACGCGCTGCTGGCCGAGCTCGAAAGCCAAAGCGCCGCACTCGATCAGGTCTCCGGCAACATCTCGGCTCTCAGTGAGCAGTTGCAGGGCTTCATCGCCGAGAACCGCGAAACCATGCGACCTGCTCTGGACAAGCTCAACGGCGTGCTGACGATCATCGACAACCGCAAGGAACGTCTGCAGCGGTCGCTGACGTTGCTCACCGACTACTCGATGTCGCTGGGCGAATCGGTGTCCGGCGGCCCGTTCTTCAAGACCTACGTCGCCAACCTGCTGCCCGGCCAATTCCTGCAGCCGTTCGTCGACGCTGCTTTCTCTGACCTGGGTCTGGATCCCAATGTGCTGCTGCCGTCGGAACGCAGTGACCCACAGGTCGGTCAGCCGGGCACGCCGGCGCTGCCGGTGCCCTTCCCGCGGACGGGTCAGGGCGGCGAACCGCGGTTGACCGTTCCCGACGCCATCACCGGCAATCCCGGCGACCAGTCGTGCGGATTGCCCGGCTTGCCCTTGCCCGGCCCCGGCTGCTACCCGTACCGCCAGCCGCCGCCGGCGCCGCCGCCCGGAGGGCCGCCGCCAGGGCCGCCCGCCGCGGCGCCGCCGGGGCTGCAGTCGACCCCGGAGCCGACGCCCGCACCGGTGATGGTGCCCGCGCCCGGTGGGGACTCCCACCTTGCACCCGCGGGGGCCGGACAGTGA
- a CDS encoding virulence factor Mce family protein, which yields MTRTARNILAVALVVILAGGAILLLRDVERIDRTHVVAYFENANGIYPGDDVNILGVGVGRIESIEPQPERVKVSFWYDSKYKVPADAKAAILSPTLVTARSIQLTPAYTGGPVMKDDAVIPRERTAVPVEWDEVRQQLEKLAETLQPTEPGGVSPLGSVINTTADNLRGEGANIRDTVIKLSQAVTALGDHSTDIFSTVKNLAILVSALQDSTDVMRQLNQNLATVTGLLANDPDEVANAVRDLNNVVGEVQTFVADNRESLGTTSDKLAGVTQALTDSLADVKQFLHVAPNTLQNYVNIWQPAQGAVSSVPMLNNFANPISFLCGGIQAASRLGAEESAKLCVQYLAPIMKNRQYNFLPIMQNVFSGASTRPNELTYSEDWLRPNYIPPQPAPSSAPPQAAQAPAAQAPPAGPPLPAEATGGMPVTPNPADGLHGLMVPPGVGP from the coding sequence GTGACGCGCACCGCGAGGAACATCTTGGCCGTTGCCTTGGTCGTGATACTGGCCGGCGGCGCGATCTTGTTGTTGCGCGACGTCGAACGGATCGACCGCACCCACGTCGTCGCGTACTTCGAGAACGCCAACGGCATCTACCCCGGCGATGACGTCAACATCCTCGGTGTTGGCGTGGGCAGGATCGAGTCGATCGAGCCGCAGCCCGAGCGGGTCAAGGTCTCGTTCTGGTACGACAGCAAGTACAAGGTTCCTGCCGACGCCAAGGCCGCGATCCTGTCGCCGACGCTGGTGACCGCGCGCAGCATTCAGCTCACCCCGGCCTATACCGGCGGGCCGGTGATGAAGGACGACGCGGTCATTCCGCGGGAGCGCACCGCCGTTCCGGTGGAGTGGGACGAGGTCCGCCAACAGTTGGAGAAGCTCGCCGAGACGCTGCAGCCGACCGAGCCGGGCGGAGTGAGCCCGCTGGGCTCGGTCATCAACACCACCGCAGACAACCTACGTGGTGAAGGTGCCAACATCCGCGACACCGTCATCAAGCTGTCGCAGGCGGTGACGGCGTTGGGCGATCACAGCACCGATATCTTCTCCACCGTCAAGAACCTGGCGATCCTGGTGTCGGCACTGCAGGACAGCACCGACGTGATGCGCCAGCTCAATCAGAACCTGGCGACGGTGACCGGCCTGCTGGCCAACGATCCCGACGAGGTCGCCAACGCGGTCCGTGACCTCAACAACGTCGTCGGAGAGGTCCAGACCTTCGTCGCCGACAATCGCGAATCGCTTGGCACCACGTCGGACAAGTTGGCCGGCGTGACCCAGGCGCTGACCGACAGCCTCGCCGACGTCAAGCAGTTCCTGCACGTGGCCCCGAACACCTTGCAGAACTACGTGAACATCTGGCAGCCGGCGCAGGGAGCCGTCAGCAGCGTGCCGATGCTCAACAACTTCGCCAACCCGATCTCGTTCCTGTGCGGTGGTATTCAGGCGGCGTCACGGCTGGGTGCCGAGGAGTCGGCGAAGCTGTGTGTGCAGTACCTGGCGCCGATCATGAAGAACCGCCAGTACAACTTCCTGCCCATCATGCAGAACGTCTTCTCCGGCGCGTCGACGCGGCCGAACGAGCTGACCTACAGCGAGGACTGGCTGCGGCCGAACTACATTCCGCCGCAACCTGCTCCGTCGTCAGCCCCACCGCAGGCAGCACAGGCGCCGGCTGCGCAGGCGCCTCCCGCGGGTCCGCCGCTTCCGGCCGAGGCGACTGGAGGTATGCCCGTCACGCCGAATCCCGCCGACGGTCTGCACGGGCTGATGGTGCCGCCTGGAGTGGGACCATGA